A genomic window from Triticum urartu cultivar G1812 chromosome 7, Tu2.1, whole genome shotgun sequence includes:
- the LOC125524680 gene encoding putative DNA glycosylase At3g47830, producing MTRKPKRKLPAPPSRRDSPLEPYHGHAAPSPAQCLAVRDALLAFHGFPDEFAPFRLLRLGLSPEDESDQPAPRPTVLDGLVTTLLSQNTTDAISRRAFASLKAAFPSWDQVVDEEGMGLEDAIRCGGLAATKAARIRAMLRGVREKRGAICLEYLRDLSVDEVKRELSQFKGIGPKTVACVLMFYLQKDDFPVDTHVLRITKAIGWVPPTATREKAYIHLNNKIPDDLKFDLNCLFVTHGKLCQLCTIKLGVEKPKDVKAVCPLASYCFIKEEIQE from the exons ATGACCCGGAAGCCCAAGCGGAAGCTGCCGGCCCCGCCGTCGAGGCGCGACTCTCCGCTGGAGCCCTACCATGGCCACGCCGCCCCCTCCCCCGCTCAATGCCTGGCCGTCCGCGACGCCCTCCTCGCCTTCCATGGCTTCCCCGACGAGTTCGCGCCCttccgcctcctccgcctcggCCTCTCGCCGGAGGACGAGAGCGACCAGCCGGCTCCGCGTCCGACCGTCCTCGACGGGCTCGTCACCACCCTCCTCTCCCAGAACACCACCGACGCCATCTCCCGCCGCGCATTCGCCTCCCTCAAGGCCGCCTTCCCCTCCTGGGACCAG GTGGTCGACGAGGAGGGGATGGGGCTGGAGGATGCCATCCGGTGCGGGGGGCTGGCGGCGACGAAGGCAGCGAGGATCCGGGCGATGCTTAGGGGCGTGAGGGAGAAGAGGGGCGCCATTTGCCTTGAGTACCTGCGGGATCTGTCCGTGGATGAGGTCAAGAGGGAGCTCTCGCAGTTCAAAGGGATTGGGCCAAAGACG GTGGCATGTGTCCTGATGTTCTATCTTCAAAAGGATGACTTTCCAGTAGATACTCAT GTACTCCGCATTACAAAGGCTATTGGTTGGGTTCCTCCAACAGCTACTAGGGAGAAAGCATACATTCATCTGAATAATAAGATTCCTGATGATCTGAAGTTTGACTTGAATTGTCTATTTGTTACTCATGGGAAGCTTTGTCAATTGTGTACGATAAAGTTAGGAGTCGAGAAACCCAAGGATGTCAAGGCTGTTTGTCCCTTAGCAAGCTACTGTTTTATCAAAGAAGAAATTCAGGAATAG